In the genome of Neodiprion fabricii isolate iyNeoFabr1 chromosome 4, iyNeoFabr1.1, whole genome shotgun sequence, the window aaaaattccatcatTCCGATGATTTTGTAtgtggtgtttttttttttcctctatttgTCAAACGCACTTACTACCGAAAGGAATCAATTTCTGCTAAACATTTGTACGGTGCATTTCTGCAGAATACATCATATTGGATAATtcagaaaacaaataaaaaaaatacttctaCCGATGTTTTTGTCTTCatcgctaaaaaaaaataaaaaataaaaaataaagcatAAGTTAAAACTAACTTATGAATATGAAGGCTGATCTAAATACACAATATGctaattttattgttatttcacatattttgtTATCAACCCTTCAAGCAGGTTAATCTGGATCTAACGGTTTAGCGTGTAAAGCATTTGATGTTTTGAACAAGTGCGAGACAAGtgttaaataaaagaaaattgggaaatagaaaatcacTTCCACGATGCAACTGTTCAATAAACCAGCTCAAAAATCTGTGTGATaatcaaattaaaaagaacaaaatttaCTTGTCGATggtgaagagaaaataaaaaaataaaaactttaatTACACTGTAAATTGAAGCTAACAGGTCTTCGTTGtacatgaatatttttgttgttgttattcgCCCGAATTTGGTTGTTGATAGAATCGAATGGCCGGTTTTTCGCCGAGACGTACTTGGTCTGAATTTCATTGATACCAGTGACGGAAAAATTCGTCTCCAGCATCTTCATTTCCGGATATAATACATCATTAGTTTCGAAACGCTGGTCAGTTTCAGCGCCGGCAGTAATAAAACTCTCCCCATTATCTGCTGCACGATCGTAAAATGATTTTCTAACCGATGACGAGTTTCTTACCGGTGCTGGTCGCACTAGAATATCATCATCTGGAACGCTGTTTCTGCTTCTATCGGTACTGTTGCTGGCGGTGCTGCTGATCTCTTCGTTGTCTTCCTCTTCTTGTTCCTCTTCGCATTCTTCGAGTTCCGGTTCCTCCCTGAGATCTTCCATCGACTGATtgtaaagaacagaaaaatacATCAAGAATTCTTCAATGAAAACTCCaatatttcttcattattatGCAACCTCGGGATAAATGAgtttacatacgtataatgtataatcaaCAATCGTCAGAAgcgcagattttttttattatactcaTAAACTCTTAATTATCTCTGGGGTCTCATAATAATTACCCATATAAAATTATGAGTTATCTTGTGTTTTGCAACGGGCACGCGGCGATAGGATAGTTGTTGCAAGTtccgaaaattattatatttatctcCTTCGgttcttttctttcccttcGAGTTTTAAAAAGTGTGATGCATTCTTCATTCCAAATCTAATTTTCATACTTCATATTCGTgcattataataattcaataaatattacattctTGCAGAGCATGCACATTAATTTTTGTTGCTTGGCTTAGCTCCAATTCTTTTGCTAAAACTCTAAGAATGAAACATATATAAAACATTATACGCAATGTACAAGAAAATTTCTCGATCTTTAGGCTTGCatgaattttcttcaacgttAAAGTAACAAGCTGGCTAATAactaaagaaaataaaatccaaATGATATCAAACGGTGGTCTCATTGATTTTACTACCGTGAGAAATTGTAACTGTTCTCatttgtatgtgtatatatatatatttatatgattcACTCGACAACAATTCTTGATGGTTTTCAACATGTAGCAATTTAAGTACTTGagaatgacaataataatcataatacaATAACAGCTATaatacagtaataataataataaactggGAAATCTCAACGTGCATACATACATTGACATACGAGCAAATACGCGAAAGCCTTGCAagcgataataatataatttgtaattataaaaaattagtgTTTACGAATGGATTTGGTTTCGGAGATTTAAAGACCAGGGCGGTATTTACCCCGAGCAGTTCTTTCTTTTCGTGTTCCTcatctgctgaaaaaaaaaaattaaaagaataacaaatgtttatttatcaagaagaggaaaaagagaacGAGTATGCAATATAATCACCTTTGAAATGCGTTTTCTTGTCGTGCAACAAGTCGATTTTCGTATCGACATTTGGTATGGTTTTATAATCCTTTGTTGCCAATGGCTTGGCGTGATGTGTaccgttcaattttttctcatcctcCGTTTCGACGGTCTTAAAACCGACGGTTTTTACGGCTGTCGAGGTGGGAGGGACGGCCGGAACATCATAGGAATCGCCTTGCCACCTTGATTGCGAATTAGTTGCAATATCCTCGGCGTCTCTGGCTCTGTTCTGTCTGTCTTTATGGGCACTTCTACAAACCCCATAAATACAGCCCATCACCGCAGCAGCGAGGATAATGCACAGCGCAATAAAGACGTAAGTCCCTGCGCCCTGTTCCTTCTTCGTTTCGTCGGAGCGCTGGGATTTGTAAACAACGCGATCCGGAGGTTCCTCGACCCAAGCCTTATCTCGACCCTTAACACCATGAATTTATAagtttttcactaatttttttcattttttattttagattacgtaaaataaaattttaccgtgTCTTTTACCAACAACTCGCAGCCCATTTTCACTATAATTGTGAGCTACGAGCAGACTGCGTTAATAGTACATTATGTATCAAGGgaataatttacttttaatcGTGGGTTACATGTAGGACTTTATTCCCGCCTCAACTCTGGTAATATTATTGACTTAATAGTGTTTTCCTTTCATGTGCAAGTCTGATCTATCAGTCGGAAAactattcattttattattgcttgttatattatttattatttattatattattattgagagTTTATAAAAATGCAGAGAGATGTagttcaaaatgaaaaagaagacgGAAAACACGAAGAACTGAAAATTACTTTGTGAGAAATATAATCGTTTTGGTCCCGCTTTTCAGGTAAAAAATGTGAACATTATTTGACTCGAGAgtaaaagtatttttcaacactaattgaaatgaattttattggaataaatcgtttttcagtgtcttgaaaaattttaagtatacatatatacaccgTTCAGACGTTAtgtatcgttgaaattttcaaattttgacacctGCACTTTCggttaaaaaatgataaaaacatCTAGACTTGAGAGAAACAAAATTGTTACAATTTTCCCAGAGTTTTGGACTAATCAAATTGCTGTACGTTTTGGTTGACGAATTTGTCTAGAATTTAAAAACGCGAAACATCAAAAAAACTTGGTTGATAATTCATATGATTGAATCTGCGATACAAAACTTTTGGAAACTCAAGGCATCTTACAATTCGCACACTTTATCAGAGCAGTCATTTCAGTTGCAAATCAACTAATGACTTGATTCATTTAATCGACATGATTCAACTTGACCGATATCTGTGACTTCTgaattccgatttttttcaagcctGTAATATTCCAGTAGATTTTGCTCGTGATAGAATATGCAATTTAAGGAAATCAAGGTATTCTAGGACAATGCCCAGGCCATTATAAATTCGTAAATAAGTAATGTGTAGAATTACCACGCTATCGTTCCTTGGGGGTTCGAGACCTCTGGGTTGTACGTGAAAAGCGGCGCACTGAGCGCTTCGAACACCAGCTGGCATTGTGGCCCTGACAGTATCGCTACCAGTTTTGGTGAACAGCATGTATTCCTCGAGTGGTTTCATAACAGCGCCACCATTTATCGACACAACGACATCTGTAAAATAACATACAATATTGATATACACCGTAAGAAAAATCTGTCATTGATTTGCTATAGATCACAAATACTGATTCTTATAGTAGTGGCACATTTTGGTCAATTTCAACAccacggattttttttcagtgtgCACTGAGTTAGATATTTGTAAGGAAGTTTAAACTCTTCGCTTGGTCAACGGGGCTTTGAACGTACTGCTAAGACAACCGGTGTATCCCTTGTAAGCGGTGAATCTGGGATCTGTGGTGTTCAAACCGCCCAATTGTATTTCATTCGCTCCTCCAGGATTATCCAGATTTGACTCATTGTCCGCGGCGAAACTCAAAACTGGATTTGATAACGGAACCGCCTCCCTGTCGATCTATCGAGGAATATTCACATAAAAAAGACAAGGATAAAATCAGTTATTTACAGGATCTTATTTCTTCAACACTCCAATTCGAAGGGAGTGGAAATCGAAATAAGACATTTATCAACGAACCAGCAGCGTTGTCGTGTTATTATTTCTCTCGTAGTAAACACTGTGCCTTGCGCCATTCAAAAAGTTTCTGTCGTTGATGCGAACAGCGTAGGCAGAACCTTCTCTGTCCTCTTCGAATATCAGATGACCCTCGGATGTTAAAGCAACGAGTAAATAGTAGCTTCTTCTAAACAGAGATTaaggaaattcaaattttaataacgAAACGAGGAACCTCTGAATTACAGACTGATCACTTACTTGTTTTCAGTCTGCAGAAGCAACAGTGCCATAGTTCTTTGCCTCAAATCATTGCTGGAGAACGCCAATTGTATTTTTACCTGATTCACTTCGCCATCCAGGTCAAACTCCCTCTGAACAACGCTTTCACCGCTGAATTCGGCACCcttttctggaaaaaaaataaaaatttcgtgacCAAAGAAGCGAAGTAAAAGCAACAGCAGTTTCAACTCAAACAATCACTGGTTACTCACCTTCGGCACAATTCTCCCCAAAATACGAGGTGTGCTCACAATTACAAGACGACTCCTGTCTCCTGAAATCCTCCGTGCATATACCGAGATTCTTGCAGGGTGCAGCGTCGCATTTCATGTGACAATTCGCTATTAAGCCTTTGCTACCTTCTTGGTAAGCCTCGCTCGCCAATTGAGGCAAGGGGACCAAATACTCGCCGATCCTCAGACCCCGGAGACAGCCAACATATCCCTGGATCGCCTCACCTTTTTTACCAACTCTGAGTAAGTTGTCAGGATCAAAACCGCCGAGGTTCACCTGACCgaataacgataatttttagTATCCTTAAGGTTGCCGAAAGCGGAAAACGATTCCACAGCGTCACTTTGTGGTTTAAAATCACCTGAAAATAGCTGGTCGGTGGAGCCGGCGGTCTTTGGGGCGCGAGAACCTCTTTCTCAGGATTTATCCAAGGCTTGTTGGAGTACGAGTTCAGTAAAATTGGAACCGCGTCGAGAGTGACGTTGGCTTCATTAACATGAACAGTCGTGTTCTTTTCGGTTCTGATAATGGCTATTTGCACCGAATCGCCGGTACTAGCACCTAAAAAACAAATCAGCACTAGCACTAAACTTCTGGAAAATTATAAGCGATTGAAACTCCCAGATACTGTCATCCTCACCTGGATAATCGACGGTAACGTTTCTTATTTCATTACCAGAATTGAAAAGGTATACGATACTGGTCCCGTTCGAAATGTAAAGGTGCAAGAAATTGTTCAAATGATCATTCGCATACAGAATTAAAGAATTCGCATCGTACGTCCTAATGTTGATCAATATATTTTCCAGAAACATTCCCTTTAGCAGAAGTTTCTCCTCGTCATCTTCGTTAccgatataatttttcttcaccaaAGCCTCCGGTGACGTGAACGTCAGTGCAGCGTTATTTATATCTGTAACAAAACGATTACACATACagagatgaatttttcaaagttcttcTGTCACTTTATTTCCAACCAAACTTACTCGTTTCGCAATAGGTTCCCAGGTGTGCCCATTTGTTTTTGCAAACGCATTCAAAGTTGCTCCAAAGTTCAACGCATCTGGCACCATTTTGACATTTGTTCGGTTGACAGGAAGGCTTGCAATCCTTAATTATTTCGGAAAGATGAACGGACATGTAGCTGTGTATGTctaaaatttcaccatttaCAACCAAACCTCGAAAGCATCCGATAAGCCCCTGTCGTACGGAAGAGGTTTTGAGGTGTTCTCTGAAAATAGGAGTAAAGTCATATTTTACAATGTTTTCCGCATTCAAATTTCGGTAATTCCTTTCCATACAAAAATCACATACGCGGTCGCACCACCGATAAACATGGACCCTTCAAAAGGTCCAAACTCCTCCTCGGACAGTAAATCGACCATTTCAGAATCGGTGTTGATCATAAACCTGACATGATAGTCGTTATAATCAATCCAAATCTTTTGCCATTCTCCATTGTTGAGTTTTCTCCGGCTTTTAACCTCGATTTCACGGCACTGTCCAGTATTCAATGTGAAATTGAATGTCAATAGATAGTCCGATGTCAAAGCGACCATGAACGACGGATAGTTGCTCCTTATCGGTGGCTGATAGAGCAAGATTGCCTTTTCGCCTGTCGTTCGAAAACTGAAGGCTATGTCACCTTTCCGCCAACCTGGTACTTCGATGTAAGACTGCGACGTTGTGAAGGTAACGACATACTTCTGTGTGTCTATaagatttcaatttcacattaCCGTTGTGCATCGTAAGTCAGACTGTAATAAAATCCGATCCACTCACTTGTTTCGACGCACTCCAAAGGTCCCAGAGTAATTCTACCCCGAGCATCAACGTCCAAGTCACTTTGCTGGAGAAACACCAATTCTGTAATTCCCAACGATTCAGGAGTCTCGTAGTAACCTTCATCGGAAAGCCATTTACCGGCAGAAACGTCACAATTGCAACTGAGTTTGGGATTAACACATGTTCTGTTCACTGTtgaaatgtgagaaaaaaagttaacgACAAAAAACAACGTACTGTTTCCCGTATTAATCAACAATGCATTCAAACTTACTTCCGCAAGGACAAGAGCCGCGACTAACATTGCCAATGTAGTCGACAGTGACGCCTTTGGACCCCCGAAACCAAGTAGCACTGTGCAGTTCAACGGGCGCCTTGTAACAATCGTATTTGAGATATTGACTGCAGTACAACGAGTGAGATATCAACTCCTGTAGCATTTCGGCTGTGAATTCCCGGTACTTAATGCTGTACGAGAAGTCTTCCTTTTGGTCAATAGACCTGACGTCCACTTGAGAGGGAAGATTATGCTCGACGATGGTCTTCGTCGAGTCTTCGATGGACTGAAATTCGCACTTCACAAGCGCCGGGGGAAATCGACCGTTTCCGTCGATGTCGATTCGGTACACATCGTCCTTGGTGTATCCCAGAAGGGCTAATTCCTCGCAAGTTTTTCGATACTCGGCTGAAAGGATATGATGGTAAGACGAATAACAATGCGGGAGTTCACAGGACGACGTTAACTCTGATTTGACTCGTAGTCGACGTTTCCATTTCATTACCAAAATGGCAGTTTGTCCCTCTGTAACCGGTCTCTTTGCAGTCGCAAGTGATTCTGTCCACTTCTACGGAACATTTGCCACCGTGTTCGCACCTGTTCGGCCTCTTGCATGGATCTACGAACTGACAATTATCCAACGCAACCTCACCAACGACTCTCTCAGTGTTGACAACGTGCCTTGGTTCTATCCGATGATCGTTCACTCTGATTTCCCTCATGCAACCGACCAACCCTgtggtgataaaaatattagatAAACGGATAGaggctttgaaaaaaatattccgacCGAGATATACGCACCCATGTTAGTTTTACCACTGCCGATAATAACCCTGTCACCAAGTTCAAATGCCATGGCAAAAAGTTTGCTCTTTTTGTTTCTGTAATCAACTTGTAAACTCAATTCTCCTTTGGTGTAATTCAGTTCAACGGCATGCCAAGATGTATTATGAGGTGGAAAATGTACCGACGTTATGTGGGtgacattatttttcacgtcTGGAACGAGCTCAAAACGAATTTCATCGTTCACCAAACGAACCTACGAATCACAGTTACATGAttgtaaaaggaaaaaatgtcGCTATTTTACATACGGGTTAAAAATTACGCATCGGATAATATACCTCCCAGTAGCCAATTCCGTCGATGTTCTTGGTATCACTAGACGCCAGGACGGCCAGAGGCTTCGAGCttttgaaatcgaaattcaacTTCAAGGAGTTAGACTCAATATTCGGCCACCAAATGTGACTTCCAGCGAAAGGATATGTTATCGGTATCACCTCGACGTCAGCCTCATAATACTCGGGTTCCAATATCCCGATGTAATGGACCATCGGATTCGACCGTTTCAGTTCGTATATGATGGACTTGTCGTTGAAGAAAACGTACTTGAACGAGCCTGCGAAAGAGTCAGCGATAAATCGTCGATTAACCCAATGAGAATAGAAATTAAAGATACAGTTTCACCGTTAAGTACCTGCAAAGTTATTGTGAGAAACGAGTCCCTTTTTTTTGTGGAGCTCAGGTCCGCCTCCGATGTAAATTTCGGGATCAATGATCATGTTGTAATTCTCTCCGGGCACTTCAAGCACCTTCGACTCGTCGTTAAGACTTACAAATACCAAAGGTCCGTTGTGGTATATGGTCAAATTGTTCCAGTGGTTCGACGTCACGTCGTCGCCCATCACTGTTTGTATCTTTGAATCGTGGCCGAAATCCAGCTCGATGTTGACTGATCGGTTCTTTATCGATGCCGCGACGTAATGAGCGGTTCCCTCAATCTCTCCGGACGCGTAAAACAACGCCGAGTCGTCCCATCTGGTCTGTACACCAAGGATGAGAAACAAGAAATCAATTGGTGAATTAGCCGTTCATTGTCTATTTCTAACGATGCACTTAACATACCTTGAACGCGAGACTAATCCTATTCACGGAGGAATGCACCCGATCCTTCCAATCATATACtcgaaaagaaacgaaagacGAGCCTCTCAGTGTGAGAATGGTCGCagctagaaaaaaaattagatacctTTGAGTGTTATAGCAGCCGTAAAACAAAACTAACGCATCTACGTCAATTCGCTGAATCGCTTACTGTAAACGTCGCATCTTTCCCCTTCGTATTTCGTCCCGAAACAGTCGCAAGTCAAGCTGTTATAGTGATTTACACACTGACTACCAACGAAGCAGAGATTCTCCCGTGTTCTGCACCTGGATTTTTGAATCGTCGATTAACTCGCGAATTAGCCGATCAACTTACATTATACGTAATCAGCGTGTTTCACTCGTCTTACTTGTCCACACAACCCTCCTTGACGTTCTCATGTTTTGTGGCGATCAGAGGTCTTATGGGCAGCAAATCGCTCGCCGATTTGCCGGAACTCAATACCATGTCTCTGATGCACCCAACGAACGATTCAATTATATATTTCACACCGTGAAGCTTTTCCTCCGAGCTCAAACCTGCAATGAAACAAACACTTAAATACCAATTCGAAAATTCTCACCTACACTGATAAGAACCGACCAATAATAAGTACCTCCAATCAGTACGACGGAAGCCAACTCTTCGGAGACTCCGTAATTGACTTCGGCTTCGAGGACCTCGAGGTTCGTTTCCTCTTGCGTCTCATCGACTCTGGCGATGAGTTTAGCCCCGTGAACATCGATCCTTACTAACACACTGTGCCACTCGTCTCTGTTGAGACCTTCGCCAACGGTAAGGCTGGTCGATTTCTTTCCAAACACATGGACTACCTTGAGCTGGCCCTTTTCAACAATCACGTATAACGCGTAAGGATCCAGACTATCCGGCCGATCCTTGACACTGTGATAGACTAGTAGGCCGTGGGGTAAtttcgttcgaaatttgaacgatATCTCACGACACAGCCTGCAGAAACGATCAgattatttttaagaaaactCTCAATCCCCAAATGAGTAACGAGATTTTGAACTAACTGCAGGCCGACTGACCTTAGCTGAAAAGTTTTGATACCGCTTCCATCGATCTGAATGAATGTGTTGTTCTGGGCGAACATGAACGTCTTCTCGTGACCAGATTCCATGAAGGTAAGTTCCTGTGGCGATAAGAAATCGATTCGTCAGATACAGTGATCAAAGTGTCGCACATTAAATTCGGACGTACCTTTCCTCTCTTGTGCTTCGGAACAGGTGGCTTTGTGGGTTTCGGCGGTGAGAAAGTTGGCGGTGGGATTTTATTGGTAGTCGGCGACGGCGCGGCGGTGGTCGAAGTGCTGGTGGTGATGAAGATGCTGCCCTTCGTGACCATGTAGGGTGGCAGAGTGTCTGCAACAGGATACAAAAGTCCTTTACAACTGAACTCTAGTCCTCGCGTGTCGGAAACCCAAACCTAAATCACTCACGATCCGGACCACCGACGCAGTAGTGAAGACATTCGATTTCCGAGTCGAATCTGTTCTCGTTGCCGAGACAACCGCCGTACACGAAGGTCCTGCACTTCCCCCTGGCCTTGTTGAAGGTCCATTTGTGAATGTAGTACTTGCAGGGCCCGGGCTCCGTGCCGACGAGACAGCGGTCTGGGAGTGTCCGCTTTGGGATCGCAGTTGTGGCCTCGCTCACCTCGATCATTTCGGACTCCGCAGGGTCAGGCACGCTTCCGGAAGCGGGCAACGAAGGGTCGAGGACTAGGAGGACCCCCAGGACGCCTAGGAGCCTCAATATGGGCGACAACATCGTGATTCATCCGTTGAATTTCGGGCGAATCGACTGATTGACGCGTGCTGAAAACAGCGGACAATAAGAACGTTTCGAAGGATATGCTTCAACTGCAGTGCCGCAATGATCAGGGACAACGGGGACTGGTTTCAACAAAGGATTTTCACCGTACATTGGCCGCACGCGCAGCGGGAAGTCGTAAATTGTCAGATATTACGGAAACTATTAATAATTCATCAGCGATAGCCACCAGCTGCTCCCTAGGAATATAAGGTACACAAAGATTTTTATCTTCCTTCGGTACGGGGTGTCTGATCCTTTCTTTCAACCGTTCGTGGCGGCTTCGATACACCTCTATCCATTTGTATTCTTCAGGACGGAGGGACACTTGCGCACGTGCGGTGTTTCCGGTACGTTACATCTAcatcaaaatatatatacccGGCCATAAGTGTTTCCACAAAACTCTGAATAACTCCTGGCGTATGCGCTTGAAAGTTTGAGACTTCGTTCTGGTCGTTCAACAGTTATATTCACATCCTAGAAGCATCGAGATATACAACGtggaataattgaaattgtagaataagaaaagaataacagtcataataataattctttaaCTGTCAATTTGAACGACGATTTTCTCAAACTACCTACAGTGGAAACAAGAGAAGAGGGTACTTAGACCTTGGCTAGCATGGTATATAACATCATCGTCATTGACATGACTAATTCAGCTTCCTGAGGCAATTGCAGCGCGGAGTTTGAGACACCGGCCGGCGCACTGTTCTTTAGACGGTTCTGCGTAAGATTCAACCCTTACCAACGAGTCCTCAAGACTTCTTTGCAGAAAATTACTTGCGAATCAGTGACTGAATATCGATTTGCTATCCTAAAGCGATGATCGGTTAAAAATCTGCACAAAAAATTggagggaaaagaaaagaacacaACGACGATTCATAGAATCAAATCCGTCCGGACAATCATTAcagatgttttatttttcgttttcttaaaACTGGAATATAACACGATGAGGTTGCACTTGGCGTTTAAGGCGTCAATTGATGCCCACTTATACGAGACGCTTCTCATCCGCGGAAGTGCCAACGaatatatagtatattaaCCCGTTTAATTCGTTTAGCTGGAGACGTTCCTCTTTCTCAGCTTCCATACTCttcgtatattattatattattcaatatacatgcatatttcTCAGTTTCCGGATGACGAGTCAGTTAAACGATTTCCTCAATGATGAGTGTGATCTGGTGACATCATGTACCGGGCAAAATGATAACTCGGTGCATCGTCTTCTCGGAGGAAGAAATTGGCCATATTACCAGACCTTGATTCGGTTCTCGAAGAATTCATTGAAGTCAATTCTTAGCGTGATTATAAAACCGCCGTGCAAAGGGGATTCCCTGCACTGTTTCATTTGCTGCGATTCACCCGTAAAATTGCACAATTATCTGACAAATTTCGTGACACCCATGTAGAAAAAATCCTCGAACGCATATTTTGCCATCTATTCGCAATATGCTGCAAGAATGCAACGCAGAGCCATAAATCTAGTTTGAATATACTTTCGCGTCTCTTCGCTAATCAAGATTTCTATTATACCTATCACTGTCCAACCACGCGACCGTGTCAAGGCACGGTTGATGTTACATATAGCGCGTTGAAGTGACCTAGAGTTAAAGTAGTAGCTGTCACAAACACACCTGCAACAGTGTCATATGTGCAAAAGGGGTTTTCACCAGAGGTCA includes:
- the LOC124179709 gene encoding uncharacterized protein LOC124179709 isoform X8 — its product is MLSPILRLLGVLGVLLVLDPSLPASGSVPDPAESEMIEVSEATTAIPKRTLPDRCLVGTEPGPCKYYIHKWTFNKARGKCRTFVYGGCLGNENRFDSEIECLHYCVGGPDHTLPPYMVTKGSIFITTSTSTTAAPSPTTNKIPPPTFSPPKPTKPPVPKHKRGKELTFMESGHEKTFMFAQNNTFIQIDGSGIKTFQLRLCREISFKFRTKLPHGLLVYHSVKDRPDSLDPYALYVIVEKGQLKVVHVFGKKSTSLTVGEGLNRDEWHSVLVRIDVHGAKLIARVDETQEETNLEVLEAEVNYGVSEELASVVLIGGLSSEEKLHGVKYIIESFVGCIRDMVLSSGKSASDLLPIRPLIATKHENVKEGCVDKCRTRENLCFVGSQCVNHYNSLTCDCFGTKYEGERCDVYTATILTLRGSSFVSFRVYDWKDRVHSSVNRISLAFKTRWDDSALFYASGEIEGTAHYVAASIKNRSVNIELDFGHDSKIQTVMGDDVTSNHWNNLTIYHNGPLVFVSLNDESKVLEVPGENYNMIIDPEIYIGGGPELHKKKGLVSHNNFAGSFKYVFFNDKSIIYELKRSNPMVHYIGILEPEYYEADVEVIPITYPFAGSHIWWPNIESNSLKLNFDFKSSKPLAVLASSDTKNIDGIGYWEVRLVNDEIRFELVPDVKNNVTHITSVHFPPHNTSWHAVELNYTKGELSLQVDYRNKKSKLFAMAFELGDRVIIGSGKTNMGLVGCMREIRVNDHRIEPRHVVNTERVVGEVALDNCQFVDPCKRPNRCEHGGKCSVEVDRITCDCKETGYRGTNCHFAEYRKTCEELALLGYTKDDVYRIDIDGNGRFPPALVKCEFQSIEDSTKTIVEHNLPSQVDVRSIDQKEDFSYSIKYREFTAEMLQELISHSLYCSQYLKYDCYKAPVELHSATWFRGSKGVTVDYIGNVSRGSCPCGMNRTCVNPKLSCNCDVSAGKWLSDEGYYETPESLGITELVFLQQSDLDVDARGRITLGPLECVETNTQKYVVTFTTSQSYIEVPGWRKGDIAFSFRTTGEKAILLYQPPIRSNYPSFMVALTSDYLLTFNFTLNTGQCREIEVKSRRKLNNGEWQKIWIDYNDYHVRFMINTDSEMVDLLSEEEFGPFEGSMFIGGATAEHLKTSSVRQGLIGCFRGLVVNGEILDIHSYMSVHLSEIIKDCKPSCQPNKCQNGARCVELWSNFECVCKNKWAHLGTYCETNINNAALTFTSPEALVKKNYIGNEDDEEKLLLKGMFLENILINIRTYDANSLILYANDHLNNFLHLYISNGTSIVYLFNSGNEIRNVTVDYPGASTGDSVQIAIIRTEKNTTVHVNEANVTLDAVPILLNSYSNKPWINPEKEVLAPQRPPAPPTSYFQVNLGGFDPDNLLRVGKKGEAIQGYVGCLRGLRIGEYLVPLPQLASEAYQEGSKGLIANCHMKCDAAPCKNLGICTEDFRRQESSCNCEHTSYFGENCAEEKGAEFSGESVVQREFDLDGEVNQVKIQLAFSSNDLRQRTMALLLLQTENKRSYYLLVALTSEGHLIFEEDREGSAYAVRINDRNFLNGARHSVYYERNNNTTTLLIDREAVPLSNPVLSFAADNESNLDNPGGANEIQLGGLNTTDPRFTAYKGYTGCLSNVVVSINGGAVMKPLEEYMLFTKTGSDTVRATMPAGVRSAQCAAFHVQPRGLEPPRNDSVGRDKAWVEEPPDRVVYKSQRSDETKKEQGAGTYVFIALCIILAAAVMGCIYGVCRSAHKDRQNRARDAEDIATNSQSRWQGDSYDVPAVPPTSTAVKTVGFKTVETEDEKKLNGTHHAKPLATKDYKTIPNVDTKIDLLHDKKTHFKADEEHEKKELLGVNTALVFKSPKPNPFSMEDLREEPELEECEEEQEEEDNEEISSTASNSTDRSRNSVPDDDILVRPAPMIHEKGNCSPDRKSEDPHKEDI